The sequence gggACCCTCATTGGCTttcccaaatgtttgaatatggctttgtCAGgtttataaaattaacaagccaTTATCAAGCCAGCCAACTCCCACAAATTATTCAAGATGCTATTAAAGGATTTAACAGTCCTTTTGTTTCCATCAGATGCTGGAGTACGTTGCCAAAATGGGAAAGAGATAACTGGATGAATGTCCAGCCCTTAAAGCATCTCATTCTCCTAAATGGCCACACTCACCAAGGGCCATGGTGTGAAGGAAATTCTCATTTGTCCTTTGATGATCCTTTTGCTCTTGCAGAATGTTGGAGAAATTGTTTTAATAACCAAATTATTAATGTTGCTtagaatttatggaaaaattatcatttcatggGAAGCACAGATAGGATTTTTGTCTTTGGTCCCAGACCATATTCTGATGCCATTGCTCATTTGCGGATTGCTGATCATTGTAATCCAAGAAGTCTTCTCATCCCCGGGGAAACTCCAATATTTaagccaattttatattgtggaTTCTGTAACCAGTATGCTATTTACCATGAGCATGAATGTGATTCTCCACAAGGTccttttgatcattttgatggTTATCCATCCGATGCTCCCTCTACTGATTGATGAGTTTATTCCTGAGGTTATTACTGTTACAAAAATGATGCTACTTTATTTGTCTGGCTTacacaaaagccaaaatatttcaatatcCTTGACGAATATGTTGTTGAAATTCCGGAACTGTTTCATGATACTCTGGATTCggcggaagattttgattcccCTATTTGTCTAGCCTACACAATGGCCAAAAGCTTCAATGTTTACTACTGCTAGAAGCTTGTTTCCCACCAATATGATGTTTCTGAAGATTCCTAATAATTTCTCTCAATTGGCACAAGATGacaaagtttctttcttttggtctCTTGTGATTGGTTCTTTTGGGCACCAATAATATGGCCTAAAAGATGGTCTAGAATCTAAAGACACCCATTATTTGGCCTAGGTTCTCAAATTTTCAGACATTCCAGCTCTATGGATGATTCCCCAAGATTTggagacaaaaaagaaaatttactaTTCAGTCACTATTCACCTGTCACTATTCATCAGTCACTATTCATTGTCACTATTCATTTGTTACtgttcatgacactgttcactccgaattttgcctatttaaggggggttgtcccttatgtttaaaacaagttttgCTTTAGATTTCGTTTCCTTAGAACTCCTTCTTTTAAGAAGCCTTTTGAGAAAGAGAATTCCTtgtttctactactactactttgTTCACTACAATCCTTGTAACTCTagaaaccttgtaactaggactagttcaagctttgtaaatGTCAACCTGTTCTGAGATCTTGTATTAACTACTACTACTGCTGTAagtgttttgtactattttcaataacaagtattttcagttttatgtttaTTATTCTACTTGTTGCTATCGCCACCGTGGACGGATTACCGTCATAACggacggttctaaattgcttttatttactttgaactattgctttcatttacgttgaattatttttgatatatactgcttgattggttctaccgccttattattgttctaacTTACTACTTTACATTACTTTCACTATATTACACTGTGCTTCCGTCTTCAGCTGTGCGTctttccccctttatggtatatatatatatatatatatatatatatatatataaaagaacaaTAATCCTTTTAATAAGGTTTTCTAATAGCACCATCCACTGATAAAGCTAAAGGTATATATACAATCCACTATAAGTCACTTGGTGATTAAAAATGACAACAAATATTAATCTTGACGTCTTTCCTCTAAAAAATTGGTATGAAATGGACTAACATTGCAATTCCACCAAACAGCCCAAGTTTCAGCCTAATTATGTTGAAAATGAATTGCTTGATCATTTGtctcacaaaataaaataaaacacgttcaaaacaacaacaagacTCCCAAAAGTTGATGCTAATAACTATTTGCAAGGATCACTTGCATAAGAAGCCAACCAAAATGATCAGATATCATGCCAGACTCTTAATTAGGATGCCCtgattattataaaaataaaataaaataaaagaattaggATGCCTCATAAATTCCTTAAAGATTGAAAGCTCAAAACTTTAGCCAAAATGATGAGGTATCATGCCATTAGCTATAATCAAGATCCCTCATAAGTGCTTTAAAGAATGCTGGTTCAAAACAAGGTTCTAAGACACAGGGGATGCTATTGATAGAGtctgtttttgtgttaaatCCTCTAATATACTTCAAACTGTATTTCTCAAGGAAATTTTAGACaagtttatatgaaaaaaaaaaagaaaaaaaaaaagaaaagaaaagaaaaaaaagccaacTCCATACTCCAATACACACAAAACCACACTATACTCCAATACACACTATCACAGCACATCGAATCACGGACCTTAAACCATTGTCTTCTTcgtaaaaagttttttaatctaTAATAGAGAAGTATCAAACAAGATTAGGGTATTTTCAGGGTAATATTACTTCAGCAAATAAAAAGTCCAACACAATGTAAACAATCTAGAAATTCTTTAATAGATTCAAAGCCTCTAAACCATTTATTTGAATTGGTTTACTTAAGCTgatgagaaatcaaatttttccaataaacaatatatattatCCAACCAGGAACAAATAATCCGATTCAAGCAAACCAGCAATGGGTAAGCATAATAATATCATAAAAACAAAAGCCCAAACTAAAAAAACttctcctttattattttctcaccaaccaaacaacaGGGAAAAACAAAGGCAAAGCAGAGTTCAAGCTAAAATCTAACAGttttctcaaaacccaaatgccaaaaacataaaatagataaagaaaCAAGGTGAGAGAGAGTACAAAAAGGGATGCAAGAAGCACCGTCTTAGGTCGAAGGAGATCGTCTGTGATGAACGGAGGAAATGGGTCATGTTTCTTCAAAGGTCATCGGCGCTATTAGGTCACGACAGAGGAGATCGCTTTGCCGGTACACGTCGAAGAGATGGGTGAAGTGGCCCTAGTGACGGACGGTGGAGATCGGCGAGGGAGCTTCTTCTATTTTTATGGGTTCGGGTTTGTGCTTTGGGATAGCAACAGGGCTGAGGGGGAAGGGGAAATGAGATAAGAGAAAAAAGATGGGATGATACCTTCCGTGGGtaggttaataaaaaaaatattaattaatcaaaattttttatttatttatttatttttttttataaaacgaGTAGTTATTTAGTTTATAGAAATCAAAGCCAAAATCCATTCTACGGATTTTGGCTTGGTAGCATTTGATAACATAAgatttaattgtaaaaataattatgtggataattttttttttactaacaacTTTGCTCAGACCAAGTTACACGTATAGGGCccacaaaaagttgaaaaatttgAGTGATGACAAGCTGAGTGAAGTGTGCCAAACAGGTGGGGAATAAGAAATTGgagtattttaagtgatgagtgatgagtgacgaaaattgagtgaggagtgatgagtgatgtaaaaaaaaaaagaaaaacaaatagcCCCTTGGaaacaagaaaaatttgttttcatttttcacaactttaaCGGTTTGTTTgaatatcgcttattttgctgaaattgaaaacttattactgaaaatactgtaaataaaggtaaaagttagttgaaatagtacagtgagatccATGAATGGTATCAAAAAGTATAGTGGGatcataaataatagcaaaaataagctgaatagtgaaataatttataattttaattgcaATCCAAATGCACgctaactaatttttttgagttatgagttattgAATTGGAAATGAAAACTTGGCCAAAAATATGCAACTAATGTGGGACGCACCCAAAGTGAGTAATGAATAAATAGGACAAACCAAATAGGCCCAATATTACCCACTAGAACAGATGTACCCTTCTTTATGAATAAATATGcccaaaaagaaatagaaaaagaaacgcCATAATCAACTGAGTTGGTTTTGGACGCTATAACCTTACCCACTTATCCATCTCATCTCGTAACCTTAATAAAAACTAGcctcacgcgcgtgctcagaggcacttctattttttgggtaagggttaatttagagcatttattataatttgggattactacattttccaatcacaaaaaaacctaggggtgtgatggaaaaattatttcaccacacataatactcatcacacccctaggttttttttgtgattggaaaatgtagtaatcctaaaatataataaatgctctaaattaacccttacccaaaaaataaaagagcctctAAGCACGAGTGTGAGCGCGTGCTCAAAGGCtagttttttttaagaatttgaatttcagAACATATACATGTGTTGCATATTTTTAACTTCCTTAAGTTTTTTTAGTAGTAGTTTTCCGaaagttttgttaaatatttgaaagtagggtttttttttttggattattttattttattttttaagaatttgaatttcagAACATATACATGTGTTGCATATTTTTAACTTCCTTAAGTTTTTTTAGTAGTAGTTATCCAAAagttttattaaatatttgaaaatagggtttttttttttttttgatagaagtTGAACGTGGGTTTAATTGAATGTGGTATttgaagaaatataaaataaacgGAACCAAAAGAAAGATCTCATTTGTCAtattagatgcaaaattattgaattcaaaaaagaaaaagaaaagaaagaaaagaaaagaaagaacagttTGACattaaagaagagaaataaataCCAGACAAATAGAAATTTTCATTTGGCAGGAGACAACCAAATACATGTTGTGAAGTCAGGATTTCACCAAATAGGTGTTAATTGGTTTCTGGTGAGATATTGACAAAGTAGGAAGAGCCAGTGGCTTGAAACATAATCGCGGCTGTGTTGTGCCCTTCTTGATCTGGTGGAAGCATGATATCAAGAGCATGGTTGTGACAGTAACAACTCATTATCACAAATACACGTTTGAGAGGCATTTAATATaagaaaccaaaacaaatattttaaaacggTAATTGAATATATGAAATAGGAAAAGCCTACAAttagaatgcaaaattttaatgcAATTTTCTACTAAGAATTTAAGAACATACCTTCAATGAATTGTTTGGGTCTTAAATTCCTTTGCATTTACTTCAACTCCACCCTTTCTTCCCTATAcagaaaatagagaatcaacTTTGTTAGAAAATAGTTGCAAAATGCAAAGttaaatgagaaagaaaaaaaaaatgtaccaaATTCTCATGTtagaatataattgcaaaatacaaagtaaaatgagaaggaaacaaaaaaaaaaaaaaaaaccaaccgtTCATATGATGACTTTGTAAGCAATTGCTATATACGTAAAgtttgaaagagaaaaatgataCTGGGGAAGttatctttaaagataaaatcataaaattgtgGAGGAAACTGCTTCTAAATAATAGGCAAacttttaggaataaaaatacctaaaacattttttttttttaaaatgtaaaaccGTGTTGGTCAGTAGGCTATTAGTAGAGGAttctaaaattctaaaatttaggatttattttgcttgaaattgtaaaaaaaacaaaattgtggTCCTATTTTATAGGTAATGTTTTAGTAAAAGTTAGAAGTGTATTTTTACCGGACTATCCTTTAGTTTTGTTCCAACTTAAACCTAAGgaataggggtattttggaaccaaaaaaaaaaaaaaaaaatcgatccAAACAGGAGCTCCTTAAacagtaataaaataaaaattaccccTACTCCCAATTCCGTACCAAACCAAATACTTTTATTAGTGCACACAAAAACGAAGATAAGGTAGTCCTTTATTGAAATCCCCGGAGAAAGGAGTTGAAATGGAGAGCTCAGGTTTGGAAGGGAAAGTGCTGGAAATGTTTGAAGTTGGGCCCTGTGAAAATGCTTACCAGATGGGTTTCTTGATAGGCCAGAGGTTCTCCAATCTTATAAGAAGCAGGCTGGCCAGAGACCTCATTCTTCAAGACCAGCTACTACCTTTTGCCCAAACCCCAGAAGCACAGCCACTTCTCAAAGCACTCGCtgataataacaaaaagaaGTTTCCAAGTTATTGGGATGAACTGATAGGAACAGCTGAGGGAAGTGGAGTTCCTGTTCTTAATGTAAATTTTCACTTGAAAACCAACAAAATACTTTCGTTTTATTTATCCTAGTACTGTATCAGTTACTTTCTAGTTGTTCATGTGCAGATAATACTAATCAACTTCAGGAAAGAGATTGTTCCTTTTCTTCCAAAGAACAAGTTAATTTCGAATGCTGAAAGCCCAGATGACTGTTCTGATGTTCTCATCGTTAGTGATTCCATGGCCATGGTGGCACATAATGAGGATGCAAATGTTGCTCTGGTTGGCCACGCGTATGGTTTACTGCATTCCAGTCTATTTTAAAGTTTCACAAAACCCTTGTCAAGTCAATCAAATTTGTTTGGTTTTCCGTTTTTATAGCTtgtaacatttcttttttggttttgcaGCTATTTGATAAAGGGAATGCTGTCAAAGGAGCTATCCTTCATTGCATACACGTATGCAGGAGAGCTCCCAAGCTGTGCATTTGGATTCAACAGTCATGGATTGGTAAAAATTCTCACTCACCAAGAATCTGTATGAGACTGATATGTGAAACCCAAACTAATGCTTGAAATAATATGAGCAACGAAATTTGAATCATATTCTGCTTGTGACCCCACCCCCtataattttcaacaaaaaagagaaatgaagaaaagaacagaaaatCTATCATGTAAGTATCAAACATACATTCATAGTTTTGGTTATGGATGCCTTAGTGTGGACTAGGCCAAAATGTTCTAACTTTAACTGAATTGAATTTGACTAGTTTTCATAATACTTATATGATAGATttgtgtttatcaaaaaaagatgaTGGACATAAGAATAATTTCTTTAACGTGTCTACTTCAGGCCTTCACACTAAATTCAGTACCCCCAATTGAAGATGAGATTGTGGCCGGTGGAATTGGATGCAACTTCATCTCTAGGGATCTCCTTGAAGCGTCAGGCATTGACGATGCAGTAACTGTAAGATGTTTTATAGCCCTTCTCATATATTTAAAGTCATGTTGATTATGGAAGGTTATATCATGGCTTGTCTCTTCAGAGAATTCATTCATCAGAAGCTTCTGTGGGACATAGTTACAATCTGATTGACATAAGAACACGTAAAATTCTCAATGTTGAAACTGCATCAATGAACCGGATTTCAGTTAGAGAGGTTGGAGCAACACCATTTTTCCGTGCAAACATGTATCTCCATCTTCCTGTCCAGCAGGTATGCAATGAGCCACATCTGGATATGTGGCTACGCTTTATGCTGAAGCACCATGCCTCCACACCAAACAAGCCAACCATATGTTCACCACTTCACAAATATTTCCCAAATCCACATCAGCAATCCAACGCTGGGTCTGACAATTTTTCTGATGTGGTGAACCTCCTTGCTCACTTGGAGTGGTGGCATGGCAGCTTCTATGACAGATGCAGTTTTAGCAGATATAACTAAACAAAAAGttttaattgatcaaattaTCTACTccaatggaaaaataaaatcattgatTTTGTTTGAAGGTACAAGATGACAACTCTATAAGCAGGCAAAGAAGAGCACTTGTGCTaccaaaaacatcaaaaaacgAATTCTTGTCACTTCTTGGAGATATGGCTGATGCAAAATACCCGATCTACATGACAGGTAATTTGGAGCGTATTTGACTAACTTCTGTTGAATAATTACTCTCCTAAAATGACCCTTCATGCCATATTCTCAGGTCCAATACTTTACACACTATGTACGGCTGTAATAGATCTGGATGAACAAACATTCTCTATTATTGAAGGGAATCCAAAGAAAGGAGAAGCTTCTCACGTCTTCACTATGTCATCAAAAGAGTTCAAGATGCCATAATAAAAGCTCTTAGCTGCCTGCTTCATTTTCCATAATTGGAGGAACTCATTTCTTGAGGCCCTTAAAGTGGTTCATAGAGGCCTAGCATGTGGCCATCAATACATCGCATGGCT is a genomic window of Quercus lobata isolate SW786 chromosome 2, ValleyOak3.0 Primary Assembly, whole genome shotgun sequence containing:
- the LOC115975353 gene encoding uncharacterized protein LOC115975353; its protein translation is MESSGLEGKVLEMFEVGPCENAYQMGFLIGQRFSNLIRSRLARDLILQDQLLPFAQTPEAQPLLKALADNNKKKFPSYWDELIGTAEGSGVPVLNIILINFRKEIVPFLPKNKLISNAESPDDCSDVLIVSDSMAMVAHNEDANVALVGHAYLIKGMLSKELSFIAYTYAGELPSCAFGFNSHGLAFTLNSVPPIEDEIVAGGIGCNFISRDLLEASGIDDAVTRIHSSEASVGHSYNLIDIRTRKILNVETASMNRISVREVGATPFFRANMYLHLPVQQVQDDNSISRQRRALVLPKTSKNEFLSLLGDMADAKYPIYMTGPILYTLCTAVIDLDEQTFSIIEGNPKKGEASHVFTMSSKEFKMP